From the Leifsonia sp. AG29 genome, one window contains:
- a CDS encoding gluconokinase translates to MRVPPVIVVMGVSGAGKSTFGAALAASLGRAFLDADDLHPAENKAKMAAGIPLDDADRAPWLAAVSAAAREAAPVVVACSALKRAYREAILSDAPGACFVELVVPRAELKRRLAQRTHEFMSPALLDSQLATLEPLGADEPGLRFDDSTADGPALAADRAVRALREAVAASTPCFTV, encoded by the coding sequence GTGAGAGTCCCTCCCGTCATCGTGGTGATGGGGGTCTCGGGCGCCGGGAAGTCGACCTTCGGTGCGGCTCTCGCCGCGTCGCTCGGGCGCGCCTTCCTCGACGCGGACGATCTGCACCCGGCGGAGAACAAGGCGAAGATGGCAGCGGGGATCCCCCTCGACGACGCGGATCGGGCTCCGTGGCTCGCGGCGGTGTCCGCCGCAGCGCGCGAGGCAGCACCAGTGGTCGTGGCGTGCTCCGCACTGAAGCGGGCTTATCGGGAGGCGATCCTGAGCGACGCCCCCGGCGCCTGCTTCGTCGAGCTCGTCGTTCCCCGCGCCGAACTCAAGCGCCGGCTCGCCCAGCGGACTCACGAGTTCATGTCGCCCGCGCTGCTCGACAGCCAGCTCGCGACACTCGAACCGCTGGGGGCCGACGAGCCGGGCCTGAGGTTCGACGACAGCACGGCTGACGGCCCCGCGCTTGCCGCGGATCGGGCAGTGCGTGCCTTGCGCGAGGCAGTCGCCGCCTCCACTCCATGTTTCACCGTGTGA
- a CDS encoding putative quinol monooxygenase codes for MTVVVTAVFHPLEGHRPQLVDALRIAIPAVHEEEGCLLYAIHDAADGTITMIEKWTSAELLAAHAAGAAVAALDAAVGPHIAEPTTVTTMEPIPAGTEAQGLL; via the coding sequence TTGACTGTTGTCGTCACCGCCGTCTTCCACCCGCTGGAGGGGCACCGCCCCCAGCTCGTCGACGCGCTCCGCATCGCCATCCCCGCCGTGCACGAGGAGGAGGGCTGCCTGCTCTACGCCATCCACGACGCCGCGGACGGCACGATCACGATGATCGAGAAGTGGACGTCGGCGGAGCTCCTGGCCGCTCATGCCGCGGGGGCCGCCGTCGCGGCGCTGGATGCAGCCGTCGGCCCGCACATCGCAGAGCCGACCACGGTCACCACCATGGAGCCGATCCCGGCTGGAACGGAAGCGCAGGGGTTGCTGTGA
- a CDS encoding LacI family DNA-binding transcriptional regulator: MHKSATIRDVAREAGVSVAVVSRVLNDTGPVAPATRAKVVEVIDRLAYRPRDAARELQNGGTSTIGLVLADLTNPFFARLADRVVWEARARGVHVVLLTTQEDPHLEAESIDTLIGRSVSAVIATPTGGNVEKWSRLLDLEVSVVFVDREIEELPAIDVVSITNRESSAVATQHLIDLGHERIAFISGPLSTSTGRDRLAGFRETMSAAGLVVDDELVHPIPFRGDAGSDAVGTLLSLTEPPTAVIVGNTAQVRSALRRIKQSGIDLPDALSVIVFDDNPWTELVSPPLTVVRQPIDMLALHSVELALGRARGHLTEPRRRVDVDADFVRRSSTAALETARSH; the protein is encoded by the coding sequence GTGCACAAGTCGGCGACGATTCGCGATGTTGCCCGAGAGGCCGGAGTCAGTGTTGCCGTCGTCTCGCGCGTACTCAACGACACCGGGCCGGTCGCGCCCGCGACCCGGGCCAAAGTCGTCGAGGTTATCGACCGGCTCGCCTACCGCCCGCGCGATGCTGCCCGCGAGCTCCAGAATGGGGGGACCTCGACCATCGGGCTCGTCCTCGCAGACCTGACTAACCCGTTCTTCGCCCGGCTCGCCGACCGTGTCGTGTGGGAGGCGCGCGCCCGCGGCGTCCACGTCGTCCTCCTCACCACGCAGGAGGACCCGCACCTCGAGGCGGAGTCCATCGACACGCTCATCGGACGCTCGGTGTCGGCGGTGATCGCCACACCGACCGGGGGGAACGTCGAGAAGTGGTCGCGGCTCCTGGATCTCGAAGTGAGCGTCGTGTTCGTCGACCGCGAGATCGAGGAGCTCCCCGCCATCGACGTGGTCAGCATCACGAACCGCGAGTCGTCAGCCGTCGCCACCCAGCACCTCATCGATCTGGGCCACGAGCGCATCGCGTTCATCTCCGGGCCCCTCTCGACCTCCACGGGCCGCGACCGCCTCGCAGGGTTCCGCGAGACGATGAGCGCCGCGGGGCTCGTTGTCGACGACGAGCTCGTGCACCCGATCCCGTTCCGGGGAGACGCGGGCAGCGACGCGGTCGGAACCCTCCTCTCGCTCACCGAGCCTCCGACGGCCGTCATCGTCGGCAACACCGCCCAGGTGAGGTCCGCCCTCCGCCGGATCAAGCAGAGCGGGATCGACCTCCCGGACGCGCTGAGCGTGATCGTCTTCGACGACAACCCGTGGACCGAGCTCGTGTCGCCCCCGCTCACAGTCGTCCGGCAGCCCATCGACATGCTGGCACTGCACTCCGTCGAACTCGCCCTCGGGCGCGCGCGCGGCCACCTCACCGAACCGCGCCGCAGAGTCGACGTCGACGCCGACTTCGTGCGCCGCTCGAGCACCGCAGCCCTTGAGACCGCCCGGTCTCACTGA
- a CDS encoding NAD(P)H-dependent oxidoreductase, with amino-acid sequence MNLHSLLQQREAEGRPIRVGLIGAGRFGTMYLSQARNIPGIHVVAIADINVARAQGAFALVDWPAGQMADSIEEALAHRTTTIVPNASALFDAEIDVVVEATGNPIVGIDHALRAIETGKHIIMVTVEADALAGPALARRAEEAGVVYSMAYGDQPALIMELVDWARTSGFDVVCAGKGAKYLSHYHEMNPDNVWENWEFSKELTDSGQLNPYMHTSFRDGTKAAIEMAAVANAAGLTPSDDGLTFTPGNVEEIATICRPASVGGVLAGEGSVDVMSSVTREGDWIPFNTQEGVFVVVKATNEYVSGCFTEYPWHPDPSGQYAALYRPYHYVGLELNISIANAALRGIATGAPTGFHGDVVATAKKDLKAGEFLDGEGGYTVWGKLVSAETSVRNRLLPVALAHHVELTHDVPKGQSVSWDDVVIDESLATALELRRETEALISVAA; translated from the coding sequence GTGAATCTTCACTCTCTCCTCCAGCAGCGGGAGGCCGAAGGCCGCCCCATCCGCGTCGGGCTGATCGGGGCCGGCCGCTTCGGCACCATGTACCTCTCCCAGGCGCGCAACATTCCCGGCATCCACGTCGTCGCGATCGCCGACATCAACGTGGCCCGAGCGCAGGGCGCCTTCGCGCTAGTCGACTGGCCCGCCGGCCAGATGGCCGACAGCATCGAAGAGGCGCTCGCCCACCGGACCACGACAATCGTGCCGAACGCGTCAGCGCTCTTCGATGCCGAGATCGACGTCGTCGTCGAAGCCACCGGCAACCCCATCGTGGGTATCGACCACGCGTTGCGCGCTATCGAGACCGGAAAGCACATCATCATGGTGACGGTCGAGGCCGACGCGCTCGCCGGACCCGCTCTCGCACGCCGCGCCGAGGAGGCAGGCGTCGTCTACTCGATGGCGTACGGCGACCAGCCGGCGCTCATCATGGAGCTCGTCGACTGGGCTCGCACCTCCGGCTTCGACGTGGTCTGCGCCGGCAAGGGCGCCAAGTACCTCTCGCACTATCACGAGATGAACCCCGACAACGTCTGGGAGAACTGGGAGTTCTCGAAGGAGCTCACCGACTCCGGGCAGCTGAACCCCTACATGCACACCTCCTTCCGCGACGGCACCAAAGCCGCCATCGAGATGGCCGCCGTCGCCAACGCCGCCGGTCTCACCCCGTCCGACGATGGACTGACCTTCACGCCGGGCAATGTGGAAGAAATCGCCACCATCTGTCGTCCGGCCTCGGTAGGCGGCGTCCTTGCGGGCGAAGGATCCGTCGACGTCATGTCCAGCGTGACGCGAGAGGGCGACTGGATCCCCTTCAACACCCAGGAGGGGGTCTTCGTCGTCGTCAAGGCGACCAACGAGTACGTTTCGGGCTGCTTCACCGAGTACCCGTGGCACCCGGACCCCAGCGGCCAGTACGCCGCGCTCTACCGCCCGTACCACTACGTCGGTCTGGAGCTGAACATCTCCATCGCCAACGCCGCGCTCCGCGGAATCGCGACCGGCGCCCCGACCGGGTTCCACGGCGACGTGGTCGCGACGGCCAAGAAGGACCTGAAGGCCGGCGAGTTTCTCGACGGTGAGGGAGGCTACACGGTCTGGGGCAAGCTCGTCTCGGCAGAGACCTCAGTGCGCAACCGCCTCCTCCCCGTCGCCCTCGCCCACCACGTCGAGCTCACCCACGACGTACCGAAGGGCCAGAGCGTCAGCTGGGACGACGTCGTCATCGACGAGTCCCTGGCCACCGCGCTCGAGCTGCGTCGGGAGACCGAGGCGCTCATCAGCGTCGCGGCCTAG
- a CDS encoding sugar ABC transporter substrate-binding protein: protein MTRRAGRIAAIATASAALLLLSACSANADGSNGPAKLVTQVEQSKKVDVASLEKSLGTPQAKNGVKLCYVTRTLANEFWGYERDGFEKEAKKLGVKYQTFAVNDESSITEQLDKAQSALNQGCSAILASPISATGLDSVFKAALAKGVPAIVLNDAKGTVPGVVYVGPDATTIGQTAASYIAKQLPSGGKVAMVEGDPGSSNALNRGKGFKAGVADHTGLQLVASQTAKWDTNQAQTIANAMLTANPDIKAIYSQNDGMGLGVQAAIAAKGLTGKVLLVGTDGIPQAKKEIAAGNYTATVSERPTTEGATGVKVALWLLDGKTVPGWVDVPAFIVDKANVSEYQTGMP from the coding sequence ATGACGCGACGTGCCGGCAGGATCGCCGCCATCGCAACCGCCTCCGCGGCCCTCCTGCTCCTCAGTGCCTGCTCCGCTAACGCGGACGGCTCGAACGGGCCGGCGAAGCTCGTCACCCAGGTCGAGCAGAGCAAGAAGGTCGATGTGGCCTCGCTCGAGAAGTCGCTCGGCACCCCGCAGGCGAAGAACGGCGTCAAGCTCTGCTATGTGACCCGGACCCTGGCCAACGAGTTCTGGGGGTACGAGCGCGACGGCTTCGAGAAGGAGGCCAAGAAGCTCGGTGTGAAGTACCAGACCTTCGCGGTCAACGACGAGTCGTCGATCACAGAGCAGCTGGACAAGGCGCAGAGCGCTCTCAACCAGGGTTGCTCGGCGATCCTCGCCTCCCCGATCTCAGCCACCGGGCTCGACTCCGTGTTCAAGGCTGCGCTCGCCAAGGGCGTCCCCGCGATCGTCCTGAACGATGCGAAGGGCACCGTCCCCGGCGTGGTCTACGTCGGACCGGACGCGACGACGATCGGCCAGACAGCAGCCAGCTACATCGCCAAGCAGCTGCCCAGCGGCGGCAAGGTCGCAATGGTCGAGGGCGATCCGGGCTCGTCGAACGCGCTGAACCGGGGCAAGGGGTTCAAGGCCGGCGTCGCCGACCACACGGGCTTGCAGCTGGTCGCCTCGCAGACCGCGAAGTGGGACACCAACCAGGCACAGACGATCGCGAACGCGATGCTCACGGCCAATCCCGACATCAAGGCGATCTATTCCCAGAACGACGGGATGGGTCTCGGCGTGCAGGCCGCGATCGCTGCAAAGGGTCTGACCGGAAAGGTGCTGCTGGTCGGCACCGATGGTATCCCGCAGGCGAAGAAGGAGATCGCCGCCGGGAACTACACCGCCACCGTGAGCGAGCGGCCTACTACCGAGGGCGCTACCGGCGTCAAGGTCGCGCTTTGGCTGCTGGACGGCAAGACGGTCCCCGGCTGGGTGGACGTGCCCGCGTTCATCGTGGACAAGGCCAACGTGTCCGAATACCAGACGGGCATGCCCTGA
- a CDS encoding ABC transporter permease gives MSNDTAVARRTQRTPINLQALGIFAAAAVIFIVFGILNPNFLTLDNLRDVAVSASVNALIGIGLTFVIITGGIDLSVGSIASLVGIVSANMMVASGVPAVPALLAGLVLGFIAGAINGMLITFLKLPPFIATLGTMSVYQGLAYVVTNGSPVYNVPQSFVLLLNSYIGGIPMVVIVVIVVAVVAWLLLRRTVFGQNVIATGGSEETAWLSGVRVTRVKILVYGISGILAALGGLVVVARISAAQPEAGSPYLLTAIAAAVIGGANLMGGEGRIAGTLVGALILGALTNGLVLLNVPSFYEQIVTGLVVLIAVAIDQGSKGWPMLKRGGRDKAEPAPLTASVLAGSPEAAESTRAVAAENTTAERQEAR, from the coding sequence ATGAGCAACGACACCGCCGTCGCACGCCGTACGCAGCGGACCCCGATCAACCTGCAGGCACTCGGCATCTTCGCCGCGGCCGCCGTGATCTTCATCGTGTTCGGGATCCTCAACCCGAACTTCCTCACCCTCGACAACCTCCGCGACGTGGCTGTCTCGGCCAGCGTCAACGCGCTGATCGGCATCGGTCTCACGTTCGTCATCATCACGGGAGGCATCGATCTCTCCGTCGGCTCGATCGCGAGTCTCGTCGGCATCGTCTCGGCCAACATGATGGTCGCGAGCGGCGTTCCCGCGGTCCCCGCGCTGCTCGCCGGGCTGGTGCTCGGCTTCATCGCCGGAGCAATCAACGGCATGCTGATCACCTTCCTGAAGCTGCCGCCGTTCATCGCAACGCTAGGTACGATGAGCGTCTACCAGGGCTTGGCCTACGTGGTCACCAACGGCAGCCCGGTATACAACGTGCCCCAGAGCTTCGTCCTGCTCCTCAACAGCTACATCGGCGGGATCCCTATGGTCGTGATCGTGGTCATCGTCGTCGCGGTCGTCGCCTGGCTGCTCCTCCGTCGCACGGTCTTCGGCCAGAACGTCATCGCGACGGGCGGCAGCGAGGAGACCGCGTGGCTGTCCGGCGTCCGCGTCACCCGGGTCAAGATCCTGGTCTACGGCATCTCGGGCATCCTCGCGGCCCTCGGCGGCCTGGTCGTGGTGGCCCGCATCTCGGCCGCGCAGCCCGAGGCCGGCAGCCCCTACCTGCTGACGGCGATCGCCGCGGCCGTCATCGGGGGTGCGAACCTCATGGGAGGAGAGGGCCGCATCGCCGGCACCCTCGTCGGCGCCCTTATCCTCGGCGCCCTGACGAACGGCCTGGTCCTGCTCAACGTGCCGAGCTTCTACGAGCAGATCGTCACCGGCCTCGTCGTGCTGATCGCTGTCGCTATCGACCAGGGAAGTAAGGGCTGGCCGATGCTGAAGCGTGGCGGCCGCGACAAGGCCGAACCGGCACCCCTGACTGCCTCGGTCCTCGCGGGGTCGCCGGAGGCCGCAGAGTCGACTCGGGCGGTCGCAGCCGAGAACACGACGGCCGAGCGACAGGAGGCCCGGTGA
- a CDS encoding NAD-dependent epimerase/dehydratase family protein, which translates to MNAERILVTGGGGLIGRAVVRVLRERGADVIVLDAGDRPAGDELASDWITGSVTDLATVERAVSTADRVVHLAGRAGLDQGTGPEIYETNTLGTFLVIDAAARAGVRSIVYASSINANGLPLNPHAVLPQRYPWDEDEPPAIADPYSLSKHANEAAALAIHRRYDVAVVGLRYPLVRDITVDEGTVFARHVRAAMRDDPRRQACEGWTYLDVRDAATATVLALTSDAPAWPGILVANPNTYLREPTETALVRFAPAVPRDEIRGRAVPVSLARAERDLGFRATVHLEDLGEDLLVGLEEVAA; encoded by the coding sequence GTGAACGCCGAACGCATTCTCGTGACCGGCGGTGGCGGCCTCATCGGCCGCGCCGTCGTTCGCGTACTCAGGGAGCGCGGCGCCGACGTGATCGTCTTGGACGCAGGCGACCGCCCGGCAGGAGACGAGCTGGCCTCGGACTGGATCACCGGCTCTGTGACCGATCTCGCGACCGTCGAGCGAGCCGTCTCCACGGCCGACCGGGTGGTCCACCTCGCTGGGCGCGCCGGCCTCGACCAGGGGACGGGACCAGAGATCTACGAGACGAACACGCTCGGCACGTTCCTCGTGATCGACGCGGCCGCGCGAGCCGGCGTCCGCTCGATCGTCTACGCCTCCAGCATCAACGCCAACGGCCTCCCGCTGAACCCTCATGCGGTGCTCCCGCAGCGGTACCCCTGGGACGAGGACGAGCCTCCCGCCATCGCAGACCCGTACTCGCTCTCCAAGCACGCAAACGAGGCTGCCGCCCTGGCCATCCACCGCCGCTATGACGTCGCGGTCGTGGGCCTTCGGTACCCGCTGGTGCGCGACATCACCGTCGACGAGGGCACCGTGTTCGCACGCCACGTGCGGGCCGCGATGCGCGACGATCCTCGGCGACAGGCCTGCGAAGGCTGGACCTACCTGGACGTCCGGGATGCCGCGACCGCTACCGTCCTGGCGCTCACGTCGGACGCTCCTGCTTGGCCGGGAATCCTCGTCGCCAACCCCAACACCTACCTGCGCGAGCCGACCGAGACCGCGCTCGTCCGATTCGCGCCCGCCGTGCCGAGGGATGAAATCCGTGGACGCGCCGTTCCGGTATCGCTCGCGCGCGCCGAGCGCGACCTGGGCTTCCGCGCGACCGTCCATCTGGAGGACCTCGGCGAGGATCTCCTTGTCGGTTTGGAGGAGGTGGCCGCATGA
- a CDS encoding NAD(P)-dependent oxidoreductase: MNMVAILGLGRMGEPIARRLLDELGSLTVWNRTAAKATALVELGADWAATPSEAAAPITLTVLTDLGDVEAVLDGENGLLAGWRRAGVQHPVLVVHGTVSPTELVRLEARLRDEGVLLVDAPLSGGVAGAESGGLSVMVGGSPDAVAAAMPVLRLVGSTVVVLGGPGAGELAKACNQIVVATTIAAISESLALADANGIDRTQLLDVLGGGLAASEVLRQKRERWVTSDYQGGGSADNQLKDLRFVEAVSADHDLDLPVSRAVTEQFERMVAAGLGELDHSALELTLRRAEAEELPA; encoded by the coding sequence ATGAACATGGTCGCCATTCTGGGTCTCGGCCGCATGGGCGAACCCATCGCCCGGCGCCTGCTCGACGAACTGGGGAGTCTGACCGTCTGGAACCGGACGGCGGCCAAGGCGACGGCGCTTGTGGAGCTCGGTGCCGACTGGGCGGCGACACCTAGCGAGGCGGCAGCGCCGATCACACTGACGGTGCTCACCGACCTCGGCGATGTGGAGGCGGTGCTCGATGGTGAGAACGGCCTCCTCGCGGGCTGGCGCCGAGCTGGCGTCCAGCACCCGGTTCTCGTCGTGCACGGCACGGTGTCGCCGACCGAACTCGTTCGCCTGGAGGCGCGCCTCCGTGATGAGGGAGTGCTGCTTGTCGATGCGCCCCTCAGCGGCGGCGTCGCGGGCGCCGAATCGGGCGGCCTCAGCGTCATGGTCGGGGGCAGCCCCGACGCTGTGGCGGCTGCAATGCCGGTGCTGCGCCTGGTCGGCTCGACGGTCGTCGTGCTGGGCGGCCCCGGAGCCGGGGAACTCGCCAAAGCCTGCAACCAGATCGTCGTCGCGACGACGATCGCCGCCATCTCGGAATCGCTGGCCCTTGCCGACGCGAATGGCATCGACCGGACGCAGCTGCTGGACGTGCTCGGTGGCGGGCTCGCCGCCTCGGAGGTACTCCGGCAGAAGCGCGAACGCTGGGTCACTAGCGACTACCAGGGCGGCGGCAGCGCGGACAACCAGCTGAAGGACCTCCGCTTCGTCGAGGCCGTGTCGGCGGACCACGACCTCGATCTCCCAGTCTCGCGAGCCGTGACGGAGCAATTCGAGCGGATGGTCGCCGCGGGCCTGGGTGAGCTTGACCACTCGGCCCTCGAGCTGACGCTCCGGAGAGCCGAAGCAGAGGAACTCCCCGCATGA
- a CDS encoding amidohydrolase family protein, with translation MTLDVIDAHHHLCLLSQASYPWLEGAPVPRYHGDDLPLRHDYQLADYLTDAEELTTLGARLVGSVHIENGAADSLWESEWVDGVIRSSAIPTVQVAKVDLTAPDAADLIARHAARPSVRGVRDILNWHPDPLYTHRDRADLLIAPDWRRGFTALAASGLAFDLQVFPDQLTHAAALAADFGDARIVLDHAGMPIDRSDTGLRSWRKGMQALAAHPNTAVKVSALGTNDHAWTTDSIRRIVLETIDVFGPHRTMFGSNFPVDGLYSTFGRLYEAFFAITADFSEPERDLLFAGAARSFYRI, from the coding sequence ATGACGCTCGACGTGATCGACGCCCACCACCACCTGTGCCTGCTCAGCCAGGCCTCTTATCCCTGGCTGGAGGGGGCGCCCGTCCCGCGCTACCACGGAGACGACCTGCCGCTCCGACACGACTACCAGCTGGCCGACTACCTCACCGACGCCGAGGAACTCACCACGCTCGGAGCCCGATTGGTCGGCTCCGTCCACATCGAGAACGGGGCCGCGGACTCGCTCTGGGAGAGCGAATGGGTGGATGGCGTGATCAGGAGCAGCGCCATTCCCACTGTTCAGGTCGCCAAGGTCGACCTGACAGCTCCCGACGCGGCCGACCTCATCGCTCGACATGCCGCGAGGCCGTCGGTCCGGGGCGTCCGGGACATCCTCAACTGGCACCCGGACCCGCTGTACACGCATCGTGATCGCGCCGACCTCCTCATTGCGCCCGACTGGCGCCGTGGATTCACAGCACTGGCCGCCAGCGGACTGGCATTCGACCTGCAGGTCTTCCCGGACCAGTTGACGCACGCGGCAGCACTCGCCGCCGACTTCGGCGACGCGCGGATCGTCCTCGACCACGCGGGCATGCCGATCGACCGCTCCGACACCGGCCTCCGCAGCTGGCGCAAGGGAATGCAGGCGCTAGCCGCCCATCCCAACACGGCCGTCAAGGTCTCCGCACTGGGCACCAACGATCACGCCTGGACGACGGACAGCATTCGCCGCATCGTGCTCGAGACGATCGACGTGTTCGGACCGCATCGGACGATGTTCGGCAGCAACTTCCCCGTCGACGGGCTCTACTCGACATTCGGGCGGCTCTACGAGGCCTTCTTCGCGATCACCGCCGATTTCTCGGAACCCGAGCGGGACCTCCTGTTCGCGGGTGCGGCGCGAAGCTTCTACCGCATCTGA
- a CDS encoding MFS transporter has translation MTAPSVSTATGAPGHKTPAAELSPAPGAQLSFRPGRWIDGWDAEDPAQWGSQGAAIAQRNLRWSIFAEFLGFVVWQLWSIVVVSLPAAGFTFDTAQTFWLISIPSLVGATLRFPYTFMVSRFGGRNWTIVSAALLLLPTVGLALCVSNPHTPFAVMLLVAALAGFGGGNFASSMANITFFYPQRRKGWALGLNAAGGNIGAAVAQFAVPIAVTIGAGATLQLPLAGWIWVPLILVAIVGAWRRMDNLSNARADVRASLSALKAPELWVMALLYIGTFGSFIGFSSVFPKLIADQFPQFSALPVAGATVSLAFLGALIGSLARPFGGRLADRFGGSEVTIASFLVMAVGALAVILTLPVGNFALFLGCFLLLFVASGVGNGATYRMIPTLFALRSGASDGHSSAGDISAQRTAAAALGIVSAFGAYGGFVIPQVLGFSKTSTGGYAAGLTWFVLAYAVLLAVTVAIALRGRRRGVRI, from the coding sequence ATGACCGCTCCATCCGTCTCCACCGCGACCGGCGCCCCCGGTCACAAGACGCCGGCCGCCGAACTGTCGCCGGCACCCGGTGCGCAGCTCTCGTTCCGTCCCGGCCGCTGGATCGACGGCTGGGACGCGGAGGATCCGGCCCAATGGGGCTCGCAGGGGGCGGCGATCGCCCAGCGCAACCTGCGCTGGTCGATCTTCGCCGAATTCCTGGGTTTCGTCGTCTGGCAGTTGTGGTCCATCGTGGTCGTGTCGCTCCCGGCGGCCGGGTTCACGTTCGACACCGCGCAGACGTTCTGGCTGATCTCGATCCCGAGCCTCGTGGGAGCCACGCTGCGCTTCCCGTACACGTTCATGGTCTCGCGCTTCGGTGGGAGGAACTGGACGATCGTCTCGGCTGCGCTCCTGCTGCTCCCCACCGTGGGGCTCGCCCTGTGCGTCTCGAACCCGCACACGCCCTTCGCCGTCATGCTGCTCGTGGCGGCGCTCGCCGGGTTCGGCGGCGGCAACTTCGCGAGCTCGATGGCGAACATCACCTTCTTCTACCCGCAGCGGCGCAAGGGCTGGGCGCTCGGCCTGAACGCCGCCGGAGGCAACATCGGCGCGGCCGTCGCGCAGTTCGCCGTGCCGATCGCCGTGACGATCGGCGCCGGCGCGACCCTCCAGCTGCCGCTCGCCGGCTGGATCTGGGTCCCGCTCATCCTCGTCGCGATCGTCGGGGCGTGGAGGCGCATGGACAATCTCTCCAACGCCCGCGCCGATGTGAGGGCTTCGCTCTCGGCGCTGAAGGCCCCCGAGCTGTGGGTCATGGCGCTGCTCTACATCGGCACGTTCGGCTCGTTCATCGGCTTCTCGAGCGTCTTCCCGAAGCTGATCGCCGACCAGTTCCCGCAGTTCAGCGCGCTGCCGGTCGCCGGGGCCACGGTCTCGCTCGCCTTCCTCGGAGCCCTGATCGGATCGCTGGCGCGGCCGTTCGGCGGCCGCCTCGCCGACCGGTTCGGCGGCAGCGAGGTGACGATCGCGTCCTTCCTCGTCATGGCGGTGGGCGCGCTCGCCGTCATCCTGACTCTCCCCGTCGGCAACTTCGCCCTCTTCCTGGGCTGCTTCCTCCTACTGTTCGTCGCGAGCGGCGTCGGGAACGGAGCCACCTACCGGATGATCCCGACGCTCTTCGCGCTCCGGTCAGGAGCCTCCGACGGCCACAGCAGCGCGGGTGACATCTCGGCCCAGCGCACCGCGGCGGCGGCGCTCGGCATCGTCTCGGCCTTCGGCGCCTACGGCGGGTTCGTCATCCCCCAGGTGCTGGGCTTCTCGAAGACATCGACAGGCGGCTACGCGGCAGGGCTCACCTGGTTCGTGCTCGCCTACGCGGTGCTGCTCGCCGTCACGGTCGCGATCGCGCTCCGCGGCCGCCGCCGCGGGGTCCGGATCTGA